The DNA region GATATTTTAATAGGCGTCAATGACGCCTATTTTCTTAACTCTTCCATCAAGCGCAAATAAAACCTTAGATTCATCATCGTTGCTAAGCGTTGACCAAGCATTTCGTCGACCGTAAACAAGTGACGTAAATACCCCATTGTATAGCGAGAGAGCTCTTCGTCGACCGGTGTATGAATATCGTCTTTTTCTACGAGTGGCTGTTTTGAATCCTTCCATTTGGCATTATGGATATTGGCGACTTCGTAAAAATCTCGCTGAGTAAGATCTGTACTCTTCTTTAGATAGATCGATCCATGTCTAGCATTACGCGTTGGGAGCACACAATCAAACATATCAATACCTCGCGCTGTGTATCCAACGATCTCATGTGGTTGCGCACCACCCATAAAGTAACGTGGCTTATCCTTTGGCAAGATTTCATCAAGAGCTTCTAGAACTTTACATGCTTCTTCGAATGGCTCCCCAACAGAAAGACCGCCAATAGCATATCCATCAAACCCAATCTCCATCAACTCTTTGGCACTTCTGATACGTAAATCAATATCTGTGCCACCCTGAATAATACCAAAAAGCTTAGCACCTGGATTTAATGAGCCTTCGCGCGTTTTTTTCGAATTGTTCTTTTGAACGTTTTGCCCAACGCGTGGTCAGCTCTAATGCTTCGATAAGTTTTTCGCGTGTTGCAGGTAACTCCGTGCAAACATCTAGCACCATCACGATATCACTACCGATGGTACGCTGAATATCCATACAGAGCTCAGGCGTGAGCATCATCTTGGCGCCATCAATATGCGATTGAAACTTTACACCTTCTTCAGTGAGCTTACGAAGACCTTTTAAACTAAAGACCTGAAAGCCACCAGAATCGGTTAAGAGCGCTCCGTTCCAGTTCATAAAGCTATGCAGCCCTCCCATCTCCTTCATGATCTCCATGCCCGGTCGTAGCCACAAATGGTAGGTATTAGAAAGAAGGATAGGTGAGCCAAGTCGTTCAATATCAAAAGATGAAAGTGTTTTTACCGCGCCCTTGGTGGCGATAGGCATGAAAAACGGCGTCGCTAAATCTGCATGCGGGACTTTTTAGCATGCCCGTTCTCCCCTGTTTGGTTCGTCCAAATAATTCAAAACTCATATGTATGCTATTTCGGAATATACTTTTTAATGCTGGCACTCTACGCAGAATCAAGATCGTGGCCAATAATGCAATCGCGAGAGATGCTAATAGCAATTTACCAGCAGGGTTAAGGACCGCCTCACCCAGAAGGGTAAACACAATCGTTGCCGGCAGTGTACCCACAAAGGTCGCCATAAGAAATGTTTTAAAGGGCATCCGCGTAAGCCCCGAACCAAGACTCACAAAATCAGAAGGCACAAATAATAACCGCATCAACATCACCGGGATAAATCCTTCTGCTGTAAGAAGATGGTCAAGTTCTTTTACCCAGCCTTTTTCTTTTTCTTGCACAAAGTGCTGACCAAAAAAAAAACGCGCTAAACCAAATGAAATCCAAGCGGTAAGATTTACACCAAAGACGGCTATCAATAAACCAAGCCATGGACCAAATAATGCACCAGATACGATGGCAAAACCCGTTGTTGGAAAAGGTAACAATAGTTGATACAGCATAAACTCCCGTCATCATAACTGGACCCCAAGCTCCAGATCTGATGAATGACTGATCTGGATAAGATTTGCGAGATCTCGAAAGAGAGTCCTTGCACCGTCATAAATAGATACATCAACCCAAGAATCACGAGATAGATGCCAAGGACAGCTAATTTTACATAATGTTCGCGTTTAGACTCCATATTACAATTGGTCTTTTTTATCTTTCATATAATAAAACCATTCTTCTAGTGCCTGCAAGAAAATCTTGAATGGAGCCTCAAGCACAACATCAAAAAGAATACGATCACATTAAACCTCGAAACGGTTTCGGAGAGAAAACGACCCACTTTCAAAACAGGCAACGAAAAGAAGTCGATAATCAAACCACCGACACCCGTTTGCTTTT from Candidatus Nomurabacteria bacterium includes:
- a CDS encoding tRNA-guanine transglycosylase — encoded protein: MIQGGTDIDLRIRSAKELMEIGFDGYAIGGLSVGEPFEEACKVLEALDEILPKDKPRYFMGGAQPHEIVGYTARGIDMFDCVLPTRNARHGSIYLKKSTDLTQRDFYEVANIHNAKWKDSKQPLVEKDDIHTPVDEELSRYTMGYLRHLFTVDEMLGQRLATMMNLRFYLRLMEELRK
- a CDS encoding tRNA-guanine transglycosylase, with translation MPIATKGAVKTLSSFDIERLGSPILLSNTYHLWLRPGMEIMKEMGGLHSFMNWNGALLTDSGGFQVFSLKGLRKLTEEGVKFQSHIDGAKMMLTPELCMDIQRTIGSDIVMVLDVCTELPATREKLIEALELTTRWAKRSKEQFEKNARRLIKSRC
- a CDS encoding VTT domain-containing protein, translating into MLYQLLLPFPTTGFAIVSGALFGPWLGLLIAVFGVNLTAWISFGLARFFFGQHFVQEKEKGWVKELDHLLTAEGFIPVMLMRLLFVPSDFVSLGSGLTRMPFKTFLMATFVGTLPATIVFTLLGEAVLNPAGKLLLASLAIALLATILILRRVPALKSIFRNSIHMSFELFGRTKQGRTGMLKSPACRFSDAVFHAYRHQGRGKNTFIF